In Aspergillus nidulans FGSC A4 chromosome IV, a single window of DNA contains:
- the fmn1 gene encoding riboflavin kinase (transcript_id=CADANIAT00000562), producing MRPSNPRPPVTGPDSGPEAPFPIRLSGPVIKGFGRGSKELGIPTANIPVDGLEEVLPKELGVGVYYGVVALDPATAPAPSSSDSTSGDAAPILPAVLSIGYNPYYKNKTRSIEIHIMPSLTLPSPTAPSEEKEKVKFHKLPDFYGTKLNLLMLGYIRPEYDYVSMEALVEDIRIDCEVARASLLRPAYRVYLDGNEDETVSAQRDWLRSF from the exons ATGCGTCCCTCAAACCCCCGCCCCCCAGTGACAGGCCCGGACTCCGGCCCCGAAGCTCCCTTCCCCATTCGCCTTTCTGGACCTGTGATCAAGGGCTTCGGACGCGGGAGTAAGGAG CTTGGTATCCCAACAGCAAACATCCCCGTCGACGGACTAGAGGAGGTGCTCCCCAAAGAATTGGGGGTGGGCGTTTACTATGGCGTTGTTGCGCTGGACCCAGCCACAGCGCCCGCGCCTTCATCATCTGATTCTACATCAGGAGACGCGGCTCCGATCCTCCCGGCTGTGCTCAGTATAGGTTATAATCCATACTACAAGAATAAGACGCGCTCGATT GAAATCCACATCATGCCCTCCCTAACCCTGCCCTCTCCAACGGCTCCcagcgaagaaaaagaaaaagtcaAATTTCACAAACTTCCCGACTTCTACGGCACAAAGCTCAACCTGCTGATGCTAGGGTATATCCGGCCTGAATACGACTACGTTTCGATGGAGGCACTGGTCGAGGATATTCGTATTGATTGCGAGGTCGCGAGGGCGAGTCTGCTCCGCCCGGCTTACCGAGTGTATCTGGATGGAAATGAGGACGAAACGGTTAGCGCGCAGAGGGATTGGCTGAGGTCGTTCTGA
- a CDS encoding protein acuK (transcript_id=CADANIAT00000561) — protein METETGKGATAPPAESSGVEQDTAAVGAPADQPPKTNANATSNANGEDQPANGQKANPKDPSRPRRKKARRACFACQRAHLTCGDERPCQRCIKRGLQDACHDGVRKKAKYLHDAPDGALMPGIGGNNFYNNNSMSNGVPSGGINMNGANTVNSAASTQNSSANFYPTPQSNYSLYQENPINHQNSFPSQSPVSPTFSLKTNPTPRNTAPNNNNNNALTSSMPQPATTGVSNAPNQSQNPFAGPFFDPSDPALFNFDLSSMNFENRYGALEFGMLGHMATGAGDSPDSGTHRGSMGRSGSTQFASTPIGGTTTFGESPQNQQPFMFGDPLLNEWPSGQTSGQPHVNVGVYPQSSQGNVIPGHLSKPDAPHAFAIESGPNNFTSPGAATSPQINSGGYEDANAFNNVVTKSNGLSVNGQQRPPTISTPSLKHQSLQMNKRRHRNPSAVYESVKEPYAYTSRFHSLTAFIQRRFSPQKTLQIAKALASIRPSFIATTKTLNRDDLIFMEKCFQRTLWEYEDFINACGTPTIVCRRTGEVAAVGKEFSILTGWKKEVLLGKEPNYNVNTGGSSAANSRNITPRSSVESTGRPHPVFLAELLDDDSVVEFYEDFARLAFGDSRGSVTTRCKLLKYKTKEDMEAAQSDDNGQRWNNHLRKGGIANEAGMNQLGFKDGKVECAYCWTVKRDVFDIPMLIVMNVRLPLP, from the exons ATGGAGACGGAGACAGGCAAGGGCGCTACTGCTCCCCCTGCAGAATCTAGTGGGGTCGAACAAGATACCGCAGCCGTTGGCGCGCCCGCCGACCAGCCGCCCAAGACTAATGCGAACGCGACTTCGAATGCGAACGGCGAAGATCAGCCGGCCAACGGCCAGAAAGCGAACCCGAAGGATCCGTcaagaccgaggaggaagaaggcgcggCGCGCCTGTTTTGCTTGTCAGCGGGCGCATCTAACGTGCG GTGATGAGAGACCATGTCAACGCTGCATCAAGCGCGGGCTCCAAGATGCCTGCCATGATGGGGTTCGCAAGAAGGCCAAGTACCTGCATGACGCGCCAGACGGCGCTCTGATGCCTGGGATCGGCGGCAATAATTTCTACAACAACAATTCAATGTCGAACGGTGTCCCATCGGGTGGCATAAATATGAATGGCGCGAATACCGTCAATTCAGCGGCGAGTACGCAGAATTCGAGCGCAAACTTCTATCCTACTCCGCAGTCGAACTACAGCTTATACCAGGAGAATCCGATCAACCACCAAAACTCTTTCCCATCGCAATCGCCGGTGTCCCCGACCTTTAGCTTGAAGACCAACCCAACCCCTCGCAATACCGCACctaacaacaacaataataATGCCTTAACGTCTTCGATGCCCCAACCCGCGACCACTGGTGTGTCGAATGCACccaaccagagccagaatccGTTCGCCGGCCCGTTCTTCGACCCCAGTGATCCGGCTCTTTTCAACTTTGATCTGTCGAGTATGAATTTTGAAAACCGATATGGTGCGCTGGAGTTCGGTATGCTTGGACACATGGCTACTGGGGCTGGCGACTCTCCAGACTCTGGCACCCACAGAGGATCGATGGGCCGCAGCGGTTCGACGCAGTTTGCGTCTACGCCTATTGGAGGAACTACGACGTTCGGCGAGAGCCCGCAGAATCAGCAGCCATTCATGTTCGGGGATCCGCTATTGAACGAGTGGCCGAGTGGACAGACCTCGGGCCAACCGCACGTGAATGTCGGCGTATATCCGCAGTCTAGCCAGGGCAACGTGATACCGGGACATCTGTCTAAGCCTGATGCGCCTCACGCTTTCGCAATTGAAAGTGGACCGAACAACTTCACTAGCCCGGGCGCGGCGACGAGCCCGCAGATCAACAGCGGCGGATATGAAGATGCGAACGCGTTTAACAATGTTGTGACGAAGTCTAATGGACTATCTGTGAACGGACAGCAACGTCCTCCGACCATTTCTACACCGAGTTTGAAGCACCAAAGCCTGCAGATGAACAAACGACGTCACCGCAATCCATCGGCAGTCTACGAAAGCGTCAAGGAGCCGTACGCGTATACCAGTCGCTTCCATAGCCTAACGGCGTTTATTCAACGGCGCTTCTCGCCGCAGAAGACACTGCAGATTGCCAAAGCCCTGGCATCTATTCGACCTTCATTTATTGCAACAACCAAAACACTAAACCGGGATGATCTTATCTTTATGGAGAAGTGCTTTCAGCGGACACTCTGGGAGTATGAGGATTTCATCAACGCTTGCGGCACACCGACCATTGTTTGCCGGCGCACTGGCGAGGTTGCAGCTGTTGGGAAAGAATTTAGCATCTTGACGGGATGGAAGAAAGAGGTATTACTAGGAAAGGAGCCGAATTATAATGTCAACACAGGTGGTTCATCGGCCGCAAATTCCCGAAACATCACGCCACGTAGCTCCGTTGAAAGCACTGGCCGTCCTCATCCGGTGTTTCTGGCGGAACTGTTGGACGATGACAGCGTGGTAGAATTTTACGAAGACTTTGCGCGATTAGCATTCGGGGATTCGCGCGGCAGCGTGACAACGCGCTGCAAATTGCTCAAATACAAAACAAAAGAGGACATGGAAGCGGCACAGTCCGATGACAACGGGCAGCGGTGGAACAACCACCTGCGTAAGGGGGGAATTGCGAACGAGGCCGGGATGAACCAGTTAGGATTCAAAGATGGCAAAGTCGAGTGCGCCTACTGCTGGACAGTCAAGCGCGACGTGTTCGACATCCCTATGTTAATAGTGATGAACGtgcgtcttcctcttccctga
- a CDS encoding dienelactone hydrolase (transcript_id=CADANIAT00000563) — protein MSRLFSHIRRRSSTHRPKPPTPRRVYVVSNSPTFDTASLRRLETEGFSVEYVPFLAESDDIDRDRRELERIIHERGDDLEPGERYAIVAFNRPAYLLFRSHHQSSSTNPFPRLCAFIAFYPDAPQVASLNSSEPARLPPSTTAASTSTSMAFKTDANLAIQIHLAGSRNESFAMWDDSNKRHHCHLLFYPESQPGFAESAASSTYDRTSSRLAWSRSLNCLKRGFGWPSGGGDWGAPDPELVWEGYWRNIHESAKNPPSTSSPDMLGLMVGGGAGNRQFDDRTCVNCVPSGVGGSSPSEITTFYSTKFVPSGPPSQRIRLLSRTSGADRVVDELLLTFEHTEEIPWMLPGVPPTGRSVRIPLIMTAGFLGGKIANHNIYWDQASVLVQVGLLDPTLIPTSFKAIGPNREGKDTIERMPVVGEEAASSVLY, from the exons ATGTCCAGATTGTTCAGTCATATCCGGCGGCGCAGCTCCACGCATCGCCCGAAGCCTCCCACCCCGCGCAGGGTCTATGTCGTTTCCAACTCACCTACCTTTGACACTGCTTCCCTGCGCCGACTAGAGACGGAGGGGTTCTCGGTCGAATATGTGCCGTTTCTCGCGGAGAGCGACGATATCGACCGGGACAGAAGGGAATTGGAGAGGATCATTCATGAGCGAGGGGATGACCTTGAACCTGGGGAGAGATATGCGATTGTGG CGTTCAACCGCCCCGCATATCTCCTTTTCCGCTCGCATCACCAGTCATCAAGCACGAACCCCTTCCCTCGCCTTTGCgcctttattgctttctACCCAGATGCCCCGCAGGTGGCATCTTTAAACTCTTCGGAGCCAGCTCGTCTCCCGCCCTCGACAACcgcagcatcaacatcgacgTCTATGGCCTTTAAGACTGACGCGAACCTCGCAATCCAGATTCACCTCGCTGGGTCGCGGAACGAGAGCTTTGCGATGTGGGATGACAGTAACAAGCGGCATCATTGCCACCTGCTCTTCTACCCGGAGTCCCAACCAGGCTTTGCAGAGTCCGCTGCCTCATCGACGTATGACCGCACTAGTTCGCGATTGGCATGGAGCCGATCGTTGAACTGTTTGAAACGCGGTTTTGGATGGCCTAGTGGTGGAGGTGATTGGGGGGCGCCTGATCCGGAGCTGGTCTGGGAAGGATATTGGAGGAATATCCACGAGTCCGCCAAAAATCCACCCTCTACTTCGTCGCCTGACATGCTTGGTCTGATGGTgggtggaggagctgggaatcggCAATTCGATGACCGGACGTGTGTGAATTGTGTTCCTTCTGGCGTCGGAG GGTCGTCACCCTCCGAAATCACGACGTTTTACTCCACGAAATTCGTCCCTTCTGGCCCACCTTCCCAGCGAATCCGCCTGCTTTCTCGCACTTCGGGCGCGGACCGCGTGGTTGACGAGCTGCTGCTCACCTTTGAGCATACAGAGGAAATACCCTGGATGCTACCTGGGGTACCGCCGACTGGACGTTCTGTTCGCATCCCCCTCATCATGACAGCTGGCTTCCTGGGTGGGAAGATCGCCAACCACAACATATACTGGGATCAAGCAAGCGTGCTGGTGCAGGTTGGTCTCTTAGACCCAACCCTTATCCCAACCAGTTTCAAAGCAATCGGGCCAAACCGCGAAGGAAAGGACACCATCGAGCGAATGCCTGTTGTAGGCGAAGAAGCTGCAAGTAGCGTTCTATATTAA
- a CDS encoding uncharacterized protein (transcript_id=CADANIAT00000559), producing MSENQTAEFPAHAESPKASPNWQNSESEKTDEGGIDIGMPDGVAEDGFEPIKPAATTDNSQLQKLHSTCSRPVERSWSLNDGYSCNNEVDVEVNTGDSQGTEDTASSDFVVRWDENDPMNPRNFNKVRRWIIVIICSTGSLCVTCTSSMYTVTYDQLTEEFNCSRIVATLGLSFFIWGLGLGPLVLGPLSEFYGRRNIYITSFIFFLIWLVPCAVAKNIQTMIVSRFFNGLAGSAFLSVAGGTVGDLFDRHELSAPMMLYTASPFVGPELGPLVGGFINQYTTWRWTFYVLLIWTGTLLAMLVLFVPETYHPVLLKRKAVKLRKETGDDRWIASIEKMDRSIAQTVLKSLYRPILLLTLEPMCLNLCVFSAILLGILYLFFGAFQLVFGNVYGMELYQRGLCFLGMFVGMSFAIASDPFWRRIYRKLEKKANDVGEGFQPEWRLPPGVYCLNPGGTRMLVETLLTVQPLPGDPWSQ from the exons ATGAGCGAGAATCAAACGGCCGAATTCCCCGCACATGCGGAAAGCCCGAAGGCATCTCCAAATTGGCAAAATTCCGAAAGCGAAAAGACCGATGAAGGAGGAATCGACATAGGAATGCCGGATGGTGTTGCGGAAGATGGTTTCGAACCGATCAAGCCTGCCGCAACGACAGATAACAGCCAACTGCAAAAACTACACAGCACCTGCTCTCGCCCTGTTGAGCGCAGTTGGTCCCTGAATGATGGATATAGTTGCAATAATGAAGTGGATGTGGAAGTCAATACCGGCGATTCGCAAGGTACAGAGGATACTGCGTCATCTGATTTTGTCGTGCGGTGGGATGAGAATGACCCGATGAATCCAAGAAATTTCAATAAAGTTAGGAGATGGATTATTGTTATCATATGCTCAACGGGGTCTCTTTGCGT CACCTGCACCTCGAGTATGTACACTGTTACTTACGATCAATTGACCGAGGAGTTCAACTGCAGCCGGATTGTTGCGACGCTCGGCTTatctttcttcatctggggTCTAGGGTTAGGACCCCTCGTTCTAGGACCACTGTCAGAG TTCTATGGCCGCAGAAACATATACATCACCTCATTCATATTCTTCCTGATATGGCTTGTTCCCTGCGCCGTTGCAAAGAATATTCAAACAATGATTGTCAGTCGAttcttcaatggccttgCCGGCAGCGCGTTCTTATCTGTAGCTGGAGGGACTGTTGGTGATCTCTTTGACCGTCATGAGCTGTCGGCACCGATGATGCTGTACACGGCCTCACCATTTGTAGGCCCAGAATTGGGTCCACT GGTTGGCGGGTTCATTAACCAGTATACGACTTG GCGTTGGACGTTCTATGTGCTTCTGATATGGACTGGCACGTTGCTGGCCATGCTAGTACTGTTCGTTCCTGAAACATACCACCCAGT GCTGCTGAAGCGAAAGGCAGTGAAACTCAGAAAAGAGACCGGGGATGACCGTTGGATCGCTTCAATCGAGAAGATGGACCGGTCAATCGCGCAGACAGTCTTGAAATCTCTTTATAGgcctattctcttgctcacTCTGGAGCCGATGTGCCTGAACCTCTGCGTATTTTCTGCCATACTTCTAGGAATCCTttatcttttcttcggcGCCTTTCAACTAGTATTCGGCAATGTATATGGCATGGAGCTGTACCAACGCGGTCTGTGCTTCCTTGGAATGTTCGTGGGAATGAGCTTCGCAATAGCGTCTGATCCATTCTGGCGCCGAATATACagaaagttggagaagaaagccaacgACGTTGGGGAGGGCTTTCAGCCGGAGTGGCGTCTACCTCCTGGTGTGTACTGCCTGAACCCTGGCGGCACTCGTATGCTTGTCGAAACGCTGCTAACCGTTCAGCCATTGCCGGGGGACCCTTGGTCACAATAG
- a CDS encoding uncharacterized protein (transcript_id=CADANIAT00000560), translating to MLNLHAAVLGDAQDNQQDDAVLAARFQLRGGDSSLKHILCHIFYLCIQITYVQPASHKLIKVGDAPIGERQPEHTKKSNASSRRGLAERPMQGRLNSVPQRSAQAGVREGCWKRKLNKTILTRAGEKTYGNGAITSVRKASNEVAQ from the exons ATGCTCAACCTCCACGCTGCGGTTCTTGGTGATGCACAGGATAACCAACAAGATGACGCTGTGCTCGCTGC GCGCTTTCAGCTTAGAGGTGGAGATTCATCGCT TAAGCACATTCTATGTCATATTTTCTACCTATGTATCCAAATTACATATGTACA GCCCGCATCGCACAAGCTAATCAAGGTTGGCGATGCCCCGATAGGTGAAAGGCAGCCCGAACACACAAAGAAGTCCAATGCGTCATCCCGTCGTGGACTTGCAGAACGGCCCATGCAAGGGAGGCTGAACTCGGTGCCACAGCGTTCTGCACAAGCTGGTGTCCGAGAAGGATGTTGGAAAAGGAAACTGAACAAGACGATCTTGACCAGAGCTGGGGAGAAGACGTACGGAAACGGTGCCATCACCAGTGTCAGGAAAGCAAGCAACGAAGTCGCCCAGTGA